A window of the Vespula vulgaris chromosome 6, iyVesVulg1.1, whole genome shotgun sequence genome harbors these coding sequences:
- the LOC127064827 gene encoding sequestosome-1 isoform X1 — translation MEHFKAYLIIQGSSKEEEIRRFTIDSDVVTSYVYLKEKLQTVFPNLRGKKFTITWKDAEDDQIAISTDEELLIALAESSRHGARKLYIIQHPEHEKNVYVQPEEIAGVLHHNIVCDGCNKNVKGFRYKCIECPDYDLCFDCESRGVHPEHCMIRIAVPLQWTSRYGRRLAHHMKKFIRKSATYNTRAEDTRECPAMNEKHCGRSRPNCDNSSWVDTFADYFNDWTYNAGECPMKNNIQKPPETATEAIPSPNKPSSKETKKEAKPHIDLLKMVEDNIAQFLNPLGIDISMKVKNNEKSDMPQNNAPTKQTEPKVSSNTNENASAKFPGEGRKLTEEQNINIPASNVESLTSKNASPSEKSDKSSDDEDWTMVNKDERSAAPITPAASVTDQTLLNPSTSSQPTNENVPNKVVNPSAPIIEESNGNFYPQLPKPVQQVIYHQNPKIQNAVEIMMTMGFSNEGGWLTQLLEIKDGDIGKVLDMLSPVRE, via the exons ATGGAGCATTTTAAAGCATATTTGATAATTCAAGGATcctcgaaggaagaagagattcGAAGATTTACGATTGATTCTGACGTTGTGACAAGTTATgtctatttaaaagaaaaattacaaaccgTTTTTCCAAACCTACGTGGGAAAAAATTTACAATCACTTGGAAAG ATGCCGAAGATGATCAGATAGCAATATCAACTGATGAAGAGTTACTTATTGCTTTAGCTGAATCCTCAAGACATGGCGCTCgtaaattatacattatacaacATCCAGAGCatgagaaaaatgtatatgttCAACCAGAAGAAATTGCAGGAGTACTCCATCATAATATCGTATGCGATGGTTGCAATAAGAATGTTAAAGGTTTCCGATATAAATGTATTGAATGCCCAGATTATGATTTATGTTTTGATTGTGAATCAAGAGGAGTACATCCTGAACATTGTATGATACGTATAGCAGTACCATTACAATGGACATCCAGATATGGTAGACGCTTGGCTCAccatatgaaaaaatttattagaaaaagtgCTACATATAATACAAGAGCGGAAGATACAAGAGAATGTCCAGCTATGAACGAGAAACATTGTGGAAGATCTAGACCGAATTGCGATAATTCTTCATGGGTGGACACTTTTGcagattattttaatgattggACCTACAATGCAGGTGAGTGTCCCATGaagaataatattcaaaaacCGCCAGAGACAGCAACTGAAGCTATACCTTCGCCTAATAAACCATCATctaaagaaactaaaaaagagGCAAAACCGCATATAGATCTTCTAAAGATGGTAGAAGACAATATTGCTCAATTTTTGAATCCTCTTGGAATTGACATCAGTatgaaagttaaaaataatgaaaaatctgATATGCCTCAAAACAATGCCCCTACTAAACAAACTGAACCAAAAGTGTCAtcaaatacaaatgaaaatgcTTCTGCAAAGTTTCCTGGAGAAGGCAGGAAATTGACAgaagaacaaaatattaatattcctGCATCTAATGTTGAATCCTTAACTAGTAAAAATGCTTCACCTTCTGAAAAATCTGATAAATCCTCAGATGACGAAGATTGGACTATGGTGAATAAAGATGAACGATCTGCTGCACCTATTACCCCTGCTGCTTCTGTTACTGATCAAACTTTGCTCAATCCTTCTACTTCGTCTCAACCCACTAATGAAAATGTGCCAAACAAG GTTGTTAATCCATCAGCACCTATAATAGAAGAGTCAAATGGAAATTTTTATCCACAATTACCAAAACCAGTTCAACAAGTTATCTATCATCAAAACCCAAAGATACAAAATGCTGTTGAAATTATGATGACTATGGGATTTTCTAATGAAGGTGGTTGGCTTACTCAACTATTAGAAATCAAAGATGGTGATATTGGGAAAGTTTTAGATATGCTATCACCTGTGCGCGAATGA
- the LOC127064827 gene encoding sequestosome-1 isoform X2, translating to MEHFKAYLIIQGSSKEEEIRRFTIDSDVVTSYVYLKEKLQTVFPNLRGKKFTITWKDAEDDQIAISTDEELLIALAESSRHGARKLYIIQHPEHEKNVYVQPEEIAGVLHHNIVCDGCNKNVKGFRYKCIECPDYDLCFDCESRGVHPEHCMIRIAVPLQWTSRYGRRLAHHMKKFIRKSATYNTRAEDTRECPAMNEKHCGRSRPNCDNSSWVDTFADYFNDWTYNADDEDWTMVNKDERSAAPITPAASVTDQTLLNPSTSSQPTNENVPNKVVNPSAPIIEESNGNFYPQLPKPVQQVIYHQNPKIQNAVEIMMTMGFSNEGGWLTQLLEIKDGDIGKVLDMLSPVRE from the exons ATGGAGCATTTTAAAGCATATTTGATAATTCAAGGATcctcgaaggaagaagagattcGAAGATTTACGATTGATTCTGACGTTGTGACAAGTTATgtctatttaaaagaaaaattacaaaccgTTTTTCCAAACCTACGTGGGAAAAAATTTACAATCACTTGGAAAG ATGCCGAAGATGATCAGATAGCAATATCAACTGATGAAGAGTTACTTATTGCTTTAGCTGAATCCTCAAGACATGGCGCTCgtaaattatacattatacaacATCCAGAGCatgagaaaaatgtatatgttCAACCAGAAGAAATTGCAGGAGTACTCCATCATAATATCGTATGCGATGGTTGCAATAAGAATGTTAAAGGTTTCCGATATAAATGTATTGAATGCCCAGATTATGATTTATGTTTTGATTGTGAATCAAGAGGAGTACATCCTGAACATTGTATGATACGTATAGCAGTACCATTACAATGGACATCCAGATATGGTAGACGCTTGGCTCAccatatgaaaaaatttattagaaaaagtgCTACATATAATACAAGAGCGGAAGATACAAGAGAATGTCCAGCTATGAACGAGAAACATTGTGGAAGATCTAGACCGAATTGCGATAATTCTTCATGGGTGGACACTTTTGcagattattttaatgattggACCTACAATGCAG ATGACGAAGATTGGACTATGGTGAATAAAGATGAACGATCTGCTGCACCTATTACCCCTGCTGCTTCTGTTACTGATCAAACTTTGCTCAATCCTTCTACTTCGTCTCAACCCACTAATGAAAATGTGCCAAACAAG GTTGTTAATCCATCAGCACCTATAATAGAAGAGTCAAATGGAAATTTTTATCCACAATTACCAAAACCAGTTCAACAAGTTATCTATCATCAAAACCCAAAGATACAAAATGCTGTTGAAATTATGATGACTATGGGATTTTCTAATGAAGGTGGTTGGCTTACTCAACTATTAGAAATCAAAGATGGTGATATTGGGAAAGTTTTAGATATGCTATCACCTGTGCGCGAATGA
- the LOC127064828 gene encoding 28S ribosomal protein S29, mitochondrial: MSLTSRLFLQYSYRLRWQKQYSTLANIFPKDTADEQFHNFRTIESNPVNHNEQHLNRIYTIPKDTFKTLFQNVGIPKDFLTLSTAFNECSILIRSPALEVISYLEQADYNRPINKYVLYGKFGTGKSVTLMHILHYAFIKQMIIIHVPSPNIWFRFPKEITNSYKDPGILDLPVEAGKWLLYFRNQNSNLLSKLDLRISKDYQWNIREKASSGSPLLEMIEFGINRIRYASSVIDALLMELKEASIAGKCKVLAAVDGYNAFWSDHTKIRNDDKVWVNPRQISLTLSFLNFIKDDWCNGAAVLTVDTKASKERREYDHPRYLLGKDGFDCLDPFIPILLENYTRVEFDSVMEYYKERKWIRDINADGLAEIWALSIGHPLEIRQICKSL, from the exons ATGTCATTAACATCTC gattatttttacaatattcatATCGATTAAGATGGCAAAAACAATATAGTACATTGGCAAATATATTTCCCAAAGATACAGCAGATGAacaatttcataattttcgtACAATAGAATCAAATCCTGTAAATCATAATGAACAACATTTGAATAGGATATACACAATACCAAAGGATACATTCAAGACACTTTTTCAAAATGTTGGAATTCCAAAAGACTTTTTAACTCTGTCTACTGCTTTTAATGAATGttctatattaattagaaGTCCTGCATTAGAAGTAATATCATATCTTGAACAAGCAGATTATAATAGACCtataaacaaatatgtattat ATGGAAAATTTGGTACAGGAAAATCAGTAACATTAATGCACATATTACATTATGCTTTTATAAAGcagatgataataatacatgTACCTTCTC CTAACATTTGGTTTCGATTTCCAAAAGAAATTACGAATTCGTATAAAGATCCAGGTATCTTAGACTTACCAGTTGAGGCAGGGAAAtggttattatattttagaaatcaGAATAgtaatcttttatcaaaactcgat CTtagaatatcgaaagattATCAATggaatataagagagaaagcatcTAGTGGTTCTCCATTGTTAGAAATGATAGAGTTTGGTATAAACAGAATAAGATATGCATCCAGTGTAATAGACGCATTATTGATGGAATTAAAAGAAGCTAGCATTGCAGGAAAGTGTAAAGTTTTAGCAGCTGTAGATGGTTATAATGCATTTTGGTCAGATCATACCAAAATACGTAATGATGATAAAGTATGGGTCAATCCACGACAAATATCATTAACTTTAtcatttctaaattttataaaagatgatTGGTGCAATGGAGCTGCTGTGTTAACAGTAGATACTAAAGCAAGCAAg gaaagaagagaatatgaCCATCCTAGATACTTGCTTGGTAAGGATGGCTTTGATTGTTTAGATCCTTTTATAcctattttattagaaaattacacTAGAGTTGAATTTGATTCTGTAATGGAATATTACAAGGAGCGAAAATGGATTAGGGATATTAATGCAGATGGATTAGCAGAAATATGGGCATTGAGTATTGGTCATCCTCTTGAAATAAGACAAATTTgtaaatctttataa
- the LOC127064831 gene encoding outer dense fiber protein 3B-like, which produces MPPRADRTAGGGDDTIKSKTITSATFCGIPSPGPKYKLKTLVGYNDHCISKYRNPAYTFGMRQISEDVCEGPGPKYMLPDVRAKGFTHGFALKTTDKTCGPGPKYFIPTPPSGPIFSLKWRTRYKTECASPGPYDIKSFPGPSFTIGVRLPDDKCIGGPGPAGPYTLDVVKPRSPMFSIGFFHRYKDICKSPGPKYNPKLLDLSPKFSFGMKHSVCAPPYFSECDEKC; this is translated from the exons atgccTCCCAGGGCAGACAGAACCGCTGGTGGCGGCGATGATACAATAAAATCTAAGACAATTACGAGTGCAACATTTTGCGGGATACCCT CTCCAGGACCAAAGTACAAATTGAAAACGCTCGTTGGTTACAACGATCATTGTATttcgaagtatcgaaatccgGCATACACGTTTGGTATGAGGCAAATATCTGAAGACGTATGTGAAGGTCCTGGACCAAAGTATATGCTTCCAGATGTAAGAGCAAAAGGTTTTACTCATGGATTCGCGTTAAAAACTACAG ATAAAACTTGTGGTCCTGGtccgaaatattttataccaACTCCTCCAAGCGGTCCTATATTTTCTCTAAAATGGCGTACTAGATACAAAACTGAATGTGCATCACCTGGACCTTACGACATTAAGTCGTTTCCTGGACCAAGCTTTACCAT agGAGTACGTCTTCCTGATGACAAATGTATTGGTGGACCAGGACCTGCTGGCCCGTATACATTGGATGTGGTTAAACCAAGATCACCAATGTTTAGTATAGGCTTTTTCCATCGCTATAAAGATATCTGTAAGAGCCCAGGACCTAAATATAATCCCAAATTGTTAGATCTATCACCAAAGTTTTCTTTTGGAATGAAGCATAGTGTCTGTGCACCGCCGTATTTTTCTGAGTGTGATGAAAAATGTTAA
- the LOC127064830 gene encoding outer dense fiber protein 3 isoform X1 produces MEDIEHKPKLDCLTKGPGPVYKLPPLVGYVGHDPSKHRGPAYSIRFRVGLGEETVGPGPRYNINKLTKFGLDKSPAYTIAVRYPDTILDLGPGPGAYSPEQCLPMNHSRRAPAYSIKSKGQPLQILEGPGPNAYTIPTCIGPRIPDKRAQAAYTIGGYYEPLLDSLGPGPAAYADLNQNVIKKRYPAYSLKWRHDHAEEYYSPGPRYNPTYNTGKRAPKYSFGVRHSECAGNPITSLDED; encoded by the exons ATGGAAGACATAGAACATAAACCCAAACTTGACTGCCTAACTAAAG GACCTGGACCAGTTTATAAATTACCTCCATTAGTTGGATATGTTGGACATGATCCATCTAAACATAGGGGTCCAGCATATAGTATACGGTTTCGTGTAGGATTAGGTGAAGAAACCGTTGGTCCTGGTCCGCGCTATAACatcaataaattaacaaaatttggATTAGATAAATCACCAGCATACACGATAGCCGTTAGATATCCTGATACAA ttttggATTTAGGACCAGGACCTGGTGCATATTCGCCTGAACAATGTCTCCCAATGAATCATAGTCGTAGAGCTCCTGCTTATAGCATAAAATCAAAAGGTCAACCATTACAAATTCTTGAAGGGCCTGGGCCAAATGCTTACACAATACCAACATGTATAGGTCCTAGAATACCGGATAAGAGAGCACAAGCTGCTTATACGAT aGGTGGTTATTATGAACCACTATTAGACTCTTTAGGTCCAGGTCCAGCAGCTTACGCGGATCTTAATCAAAATGTTATAAAGAAACGATATCCAGCATATAGTCTTAAATGGCGTCACGATCATGCCGAAGAATATTATAGTCCAGGACCGCGTTATAATCCTACGTATAATACTGGAAAACGCGCTCCAAAATATTCGTTTGGCGTTAGACATAGTGAATGTGCAGGAAATCCCATTACAAGCTTAGATGAAGATTAA